One segment of Pseudodesulfovibrio sp. 5S69 DNA contains the following:
- the murC gene encoding UDP-N-acetylmuramate--L-alanine ligase: MRARVNSIHMVGIGGSGMNGIAEVLINMGFKITGSDLSASAAVRRLEKLGATVYIGHGADNVGEADVLIKSTAIPDKNPELVEARERGIPIIPRAEMLAELMRLKTGIAVAGTHGKTTTTSLLATIFTEAGLDPTVIIGGRLNTYGANARLGEGDYLIAEADESDGSFLRLAPIITVVTNIDKDHMDFYDNQDAIDLSFMRFMNSAPFYGMNVVCGDDEGVQRLLPLIKRPYLTYGLGKQNKLRGEIISSHLRSLFKVWLDGEEWGEVTVAQPGTHNVLNALACIGVALEVGLEKDEIIKGLGNFGGVGRRFERKGEKKGVIVVDDYGHHPAEIMANLRTAKECYPDRRLVVAFQPHRFSRTQALFGEFCKAFGDADLLLLTEIYPASESPIPGVSGLSLAQGIKQVSETKVQFFPDFESLEKRLKDILRPGDLFMTQGAGSIWKIGENWLEQEDGREDGGGDEEL, encoded by the coding sequence ATGCGGGCCAGGGTGAACAGCATCCACATGGTCGGCATCGGCGGCTCGGGCATGAACGGCATAGCCGAGGTGCTCATCAACATGGGCTTCAAGATCACCGGCTCGGACCTGTCCGCGTCGGCCGCGGTGCGGCGGCTGGAGAAGCTCGGGGCCACGGTCTACATCGGCCACGGGGCCGACAACGTGGGCGAGGCCGACGTGCTCATCAAGTCCACGGCCATCCCGGACAAGAACCCGGAGCTGGTCGAGGCCAGGGAACGCGGCATCCCGATCATCCCCCGCGCCGAGATGCTGGCCGAGCTGATGCGCCTGAAGACCGGCATCGCCGTGGCCGGAACCCACGGCAAGACGACCACCACGTCGCTTCTGGCGACCATCTTCACCGAGGCGGGCCTCGATCCGACGGTCATCATCGGCGGGCGGTTGAACACCTACGGGGCCAACGCGCGGCTCGGCGAGGGCGACTACCTCATCGCCGAGGCCGACGAGTCGGACGGCTCCTTCCTGCGTCTGGCGCCGATCATCACCGTGGTCACGAACATCGACAAGGACCACATGGATTTCTACGACAACCAGGACGCCATCGACCTGTCGTTCATGCGCTTCATGAACTCCGCCCCGTTCTACGGCATGAACGTGGTCTGCGGCGATGACGAGGGCGTACAGCGGCTGCTCCCGCTGATCAAGCGCCCCTACCTGACCTACGGCCTGGGCAAGCAGAACAAGCTTCGGGGCGAGATCATCAGCTCCCACCTGCGCTCCCTGTTCAAGGTCTGGCTCGACGGCGAGGAGTGGGGCGAGGTCACCGTGGCCCAGCCCGGCACGCACAACGTGCTCAACGCCCTGGCCTGCATCGGCGTGGCCCTGGAGGTCGGCCTGGAAAAGGATGAGATCATCAAGGGGCTGGGCAACTTCGGCGGCGTGGGGCGGCGCTTCGAGCGCAAGGGCGAGAAAAAGGGCGTCATCGTGGTCGACGACTACGGCCACCACCCGGCCGAGATCATGGCCAACCTGCGCACGGCCAAGGAGTGCTACCCGGACCGGCGGCTGGTGGTCGCCTTCCAGCCCCACCGTTTCTCGCGCACCCAGGCCCTGTTCGGCGAGTTCTGCAAGGCCTTCGGCGACGCGGACCTGCTGCTGCTGACCGAGATTTATCCGGCCTCGGAGTCCCCCATTCCCGGCGTATCCGGCCTGTCCCTGGCCCAGGGCATCAAACAGGTCTCCGAAACCAAGGTGCAGTTCTTCCCTGACTTCGAGTCCCTGGAAAAACGCCTCAAGGACATTCTCAGGCCCGGCGACCTGTTCATGACCCAGGGCGCGGGCTCCATCTGGAAGATCGGCGAGAACTGGCTCGAACAGGAAGACGGCCGTGAAGACGGCGGCGGAGACGAGGAGCTGTAG
- the murB gene encoding UDP-N-acetylmuramate dehydrogenase, whose amino-acid sequence MPLELIANPLLSERTTLRLGGPAVVEAVVREEADLDELSAFLTRETLPPFVIGAGSNLLAGDDPLELALVRVADCPGPERVERDGSALIVRCGAGLRLPGLLGWAQKAGFTGLEGMTGIPGTVGGAVAMNAGSYGVEIGDLVTRVRIWSPSGGLAWLDRNQCIFDYRHFSPVKLPGKCLVWEVELALRESDPKAVRLSMRDVYEKKKAAQPVAARTAGCVFKNPPDESAGRLLDKAGLKGVRLGHMAFSDVHANFLVNLGGGKAADALALMDMGRKRVKEQFGITLEPEVIVL is encoded by the coding sequence ATGCCGCTTGAACTGATCGCCAATCCCCTGCTCTCGGAGCGGACCACCCTGCGCCTCGGCGGCCCCGCCGTGGTCGAGGCCGTGGTGCGCGAAGAGGCCGACCTGGACGAACTCTCGGCCTTCCTGACCAGGGAGACCCTGCCGCCGTTCGTCATCGGCGCGGGCAGCAACCTGCTGGCCGGGGACGATCCCCTGGAGCTGGCCCTGGTCCGCGTGGCCGACTGCCCCGGCCCCGAGCGCGTGGAGCGCGACGGGTCGGCCCTCATCGTCCGCTGCGGCGCGGGACTGAGGCTGCCCGGCCTGCTCGGCTGGGCGCAGAAGGCGGGCTTCACGGGCCTGGAGGGCATGACCGGCATCCCCGGCACCGTGGGCGGAGCCGTGGCCATGAACGCGGGCTCCTACGGCGTGGAGATCGGCGACCTGGTCACCCGGGTACGGATCTGGTCCCCGTCCGGCGGGCTGGCCTGGCTGGACCGCAACCAGTGCATCTTCGACTACCGCCACTTCTCCCCGGTGAAGCTGCCGGGCAAGTGCCTGGTCTGGGAAGTGGAGCTGGCCCTCCGGGAATCCGACCCCAAGGCCGTGCGCCTGTCCATGCGCGACGTCTACGAAAAGAAGAAGGCCGCCCAGCCGGTCGCGGCCCGGACCGCGGGCTGCGTGTTCAAGAACCCGCCGGACGAGAGCGCGGGCAGACTCCTGGACAAGGCGGGTCTCAAGGGCGTGCGCCTGGGGCACATGGCCTTTTCGGACGTGCACGCGAATTTTCTCGTCAACCTGGGCGGCGGCAAGGCCGCCGACGCGCTCGCCCTCATGGACATGGGCCGCAAGCGGGTCAAGGAACAATTCGGCATAACTCTCGAACCGGAGGTCATCGTACTGTGA
- a CDS encoding substrate-binding periplasmic protein, producing the protein MRPFTLLLAFLSLFVAQLSAPPAHAADPIVIFGNDSKPPKSWMENGRAKGILVDILHEVETRSGLTVDLRLMPWKRAYLNAMDARGGIFGLSKNKERQALFDFSELMYVDEMRLVVIKGHEFPYRSMEDLRGKTLGVTRGASYGDGFDRAKDRIFTPSEDSGATSRLRMLLAGRIDAALIGPGEASVRVTIAGDETLMENRDQFVILDTPFVRDDNYIGFSKCLDRREVLEKINRALRGMHEDGTIQQIEARY; encoded by the coding sequence ATGCGCCCCTTCACCCTGCTCCTCGCCTTCCTCTCCCTCTTCGTCGCCCAGCTCTCCGCTCCGCCCGCGCATGCCGCCGACCCCATCGTCATCTTCGGCAACGACAGCAAGCCGCCCAAATCCTGGATGGAAAACGGCCGTGCCAAGGGCATCCTGGTGGACATCCTGCACGAGGTCGAAACGCGCTCCGGCCTGACCGTCGACCTCCGGCTCATGCCCTGGAAACGGGCCTACCTGAACGCCATGGATGCGCGGGGCGGCATCTTCGGCCTGTCCAAGAACAAGGAGCGCCAGGCCTTGTTCGACTTCTCCGAGCTCATGTACGTGGACGAGATGCGCCTGGTGGTCATCAAAGGGCACGAGTTCCCCTATCGCTCGATGGAGGATCTCAGGGGCAAGACCCTGGGCGTCACGCGCGGGGCCTCCTACGGCGACGGGTTCGACCGGGCCAAGGACAGGATATTCACCCCCAGCGAGGACTCCGGAGCAACCTCCCGGCTGCGCATGCTCCTGGCCGGACGCATCGACGCGGCCTTGATCGGTCCGGGCGAGGCCTCGGTCCGCGTGACCATCGCCGGGGACGAGACGCTCATGGAAAACCGCGACCAGTTCGTCATCTTGGACACGCCTTTTGTCCGCGACGACAACTACATCGGCTTTTCCAAGTGCTTGGACCGACGGGAAGTCCTGGAGAAAATCAACCGAGCGCTGCGAGGAATGCACGAGGACGGCACCATACAGCAAATCGAGGCCCGATACTGA
- a CDS encoding radical SAM protein — MSEPPAPDLGGRLPVALAVPGGDKAALSALGWQSVYRALAEAPGLAVERVFPDKLGTTEGAEPRTRESNSPLSSFPVIAWSITFEEDFLSLPRTLLAAGVPPLAAERPSLPLVVAGGPVAFLNPAPIAPFVDCFWVGEADDRFLQFFDTLRRLVFDGADRETILETVKDMDGVYAPGRSRTPVRRVTSGGQGPLTDPAFSCFISGRAAFRDTLLLEVNRGCPYGCRFCAAGYIYRPPRHADLDELKRIVELADPPKVGLVGTALTDWPDLLPFLKWLHERKKKFSLSSMRADGITEELLVYLRERGIRTVTLALEGASERLRRMMSKKLDPKDFLNAVRLCARYGVNHLKIYMIAGWPGETDEDYAELADFLAEIVRIRGEEPGGRKKQFMRITIGVSSLVPKPFTPFQWAPMLSEEALNARMKSLEKLAKPYKGVTLQHDDPFQARLQGLLARGGEELAEFILLAADHGGWKKALKIWGGDPARILDRERGRDEVFPWEVVDIGVRREYMWKEWERAKAAKVSPGCSARGCGQCAGCGMETPPGP; from the coding sequence GTGTCGGAGCCCCCTGCTCCCGACCTCGGCGGCCGGCTGCCCGTGGCGCTGGCCGTCCCCGGAGGCGACAAGGCGGCCCTGTCCGCGCTCGGCTGGCAGTCCGTATACCGGGCCCTGGCCGAAGCGCCGGGGCTGGCCGTGGAGCGGGTCTTTCCCGACAAGCTCGGTACCACCGAGGGCGCGGAGCCCCGTACGCGCGAATCGAACAGCCCACTATCCTCATTCCCTGTAATAGCCTGGAGCATCACGTTCGAGGAGGATTTCCTCAGCCTTCCTCGAACGCTCCTGGCAGCGGGCGTTCCGCCGCTTGCGGCGGAACGCCCATCTCTTCCCCTGGTCGTGGCCGGAGGGCCGGTGGCCTTTCTCAACCCGGCGCCCATCGCCCCGTTCGTGGACTGCTTCTGGGTGGGCGAGGCCGACGACCGATTTCTCCAATTTTTCGATACCCTGCGCAGACTGGTCTTTGACGGCGCGGACCGGGAAACCATCCTCGAAACGGTCAAGGACATGGACGGCGTGTACGCGCCGGGCCGCTCCAGGACCCCGGTCAGGCGCGTCACCTCGGGCGGACAGGGTCCGCTGACCGACCCGGCGTTTTCCTGCTTCATCTCGGGCCGTGCGGCCTTCCGCGACACCCTGCTGCTGGAGGTCAACCGGGGCTGCCCCTACGGCTGCCGCTTCTGCGCGGCGGGGTACATCTATCGCCCCCCGCGCCACGCGGACCTGGACGAGCTCAAGCGTATCGTAGAGCTGGCCGACCCGCCCAAGGTGGGGCTGGTGGGCACGGCCCTGACCGACTGGCCCGACCTGCTCCCGTTCCTCAAGTGGCTGCACGAACGCAAAAAGAAATTCTCCCTCTCCTCCATGCGCGCGGACGGCATCACCGAGGAGCTGCTCGTCTACCTGCGCGAGCGCGGCATCCGGACCGTCACCCTGGCCCTGGAAGGGGCCTCGGAGCGGCTCAGGCGGATGATGAGCAAGAAGCTCGACCCCAAGGACTTTCTGAACGCGGTCCGGCTATGCGCCCGCTACGGCGTGAACCACCTCAAGATCTACATGATTGCGGGCTGGCCCGGCGAGACGGACGAGGACTACGCGGAACTGGCCGACTTCCTGGCGGAGATCGTGCGCATCCGCGGCGAGGAGCCCGGCGGACGCAAGAAACAGTTCATGCGCATCACCATCGGGGTCAGTTCCCTGGTGCCCAAGCCGTTCACCCCGTTCCAGTGGGCCCCGATGCTCTCCGAGGAGGCCCTCAACGCGCGCATGAAGAGCCTGGAGAAGCTGGCCAAGCCCTACAAGGGCGTGACCCTGCAACACGACGACCCGTTCCAGGCCCGGCTCCAGGGCCTGCTGGCGCGCGGCGGCGAGGAGCTGGCCGAATTCATCCTCCTGGCGGCCGACCATGGCGGCTGGAAGAAAGCGCTCAAAATATGGGGCGGCGACCCCGCGCGGATTCTGGACCGCGAGCGCGGCCGGGACGAGGTCTTCCCCTGGGAGGTCGTGGACATCGGCGTCAGGCGCGAATATATGTGGAAGGAATGGGAGCGCGCCAAGGCCGCCAAGGTCAGCCCCGGCTGCTCGGCCCGAGGCTGCGGGCAGTGCGCGGGCTGCGGCATGGAAACGCCGCCGGGACCATAG
- a CDS encoding acyl carrier protein, whose translation MSDVAAKVKEIIVDQLGVSEDEVIESAAFVEDLGADSLDLTELIMAMEEEFDLEIDDEQAQKILKVGDAISHIEKAI comes from the coding sequence ATGTCCGACGTAGCAGCGAAAGTGAAAGAGATCATCGTGGATCAGCTGGGCGTGTCCGAAGACGAAGTCATCGAGAGCGCCGCGTTTGTCGAGGACCTGGGCGCCGACTCCCTGGACCTGACCGAGCTGATCATGGCCATGGAAGAGGAGTTCGACCTGGAGATCGATGACGAGCAAGCGCAGAAGATTCTCAAGGTCGGCGATGCCATCTCGCACATCGAGAAGGCCATCTAA
- the glyA gene encoding serine hydroxymethyltransferase, protein MEELFIQDPAVAAAIADEIDRQVSKLELIASENFVSTAVRQAQGSVMTHKYAEGYPGKRWYGGCEFVDEVEDLARDRAKELFGATYANVQPHSGSQANMAVYFAACEPGDTVLGMDLSHGGHLTHGSPVNFSGKLFNMVHYGVDKETQTIDYDAVEALAKEHKPTMIIAGASAYPRIIDFPRFRAIADEVGAKLMVDMAHIAGLIAAGEHPSCIEYAHYTTTTTHKTLRGPRGGMILSSEDLGQELNSNIFPGIQGGPLMHVIAAKAVAFGEALSPGFVEYQQQVVKNAKQLAASLTEAGYKLVSGGTDNHMMLLDLSEKDYTGKDAQIALDKAGITANKNTIPFETKSPFQTSGVRLGTPALTTRGMIEEDMIVVAEAIVAALDNMSDDKTLANIAEEVEEFAREFPLFAW, encoded by the coding sequence ATGGAAGAGCTGTTTATCCAGGACCCGGCTGTAGCCGCCGCCATTGCCGACGAGATCGACCGCCAGGTCTCCAAGCTGGAGCTCATCGCCAGCGAGAACTTCGTGTCCACCGCCGTGCGCCAGGCCCAGGGCTCGGTCATGACCCATAAATACGCCGAAGGCTATCCGGGCAAACGCTGGTACGGCGGGTGCGAGTTCGTGGACGAGGTCGAGGACCTGGCCCGCGACCGCGCCAAGGAGTTGTTCGGCGCGACGTATGCCAACGTCCAGCCGCACTCCGGTTCCCAGGCCAACATGGCCGTGTACTTCGCGGCCTGCGAGCCCGGCGACACCGTGCTCGGCATGGACCTGTCCCACGGCGGCCACCTGACCCACGGCTCCCCGGTCAACTTCTCGGGCAAGCTCTTCAACATGGTGCACTACGGCGTGGACAAGGAGACCCAGACCATCGACTACGACGCGGTCGAGGCCCTGGCCAAGGAGCACAAGCCGACCATGATCATCGCGGGCGCGTCCGCCTATCCGCGCATTATCGACTTTCCCCGTTTCCGTGCCATCGCCGACGAGGTCGGTGCCAAGCTCATGGTCGACATGGCCCACATCGCGGGCCTGATCGCGGCGGGCGAGCACCCCTCCTGCATCGAATACGCCCACTACACCACGACCACGACCCACAAGACCCTGCGCGGCCCGCGCGGCGGCATGATCCTGAGCTCCGAGGATCTGGGCCAGGAGCTCAACTCCAATATCTTCCCCGGCATCCAGGGCGGCCCGCTGATGCACGTCATCGCGGCCAAGGCCGTGGCCTTCGGCGAGGCCCTGTCGCCCGGTTTCGTGGAGTATCAGCAGCAGGTGGTCAAGAACGCCAAGCAACTGGCCGCCTCCCTGACCGAGGCGGGCTACAAGCTGGTCTCCGGCGGCACCGACAACCACATGATGCTGCTGGATCTGTCTGAAAAGGACTACACCGGCAAGGACGCCCAGATCGCCCTGGACAAGGCGGGCATCACGGCCAACAAGAACACCATCCCGTTCGAGACCAAGTCCCCGTTCCAGACCTCGGGTGTGCGCTTGGGCACTCCGGCCTTGACCACCCGCGGCATGATCGAAGAGGACATGATCGTGGTCGCCGAAGCCATCGTGGCCGCGCTCGACAACATGAGCGACGACAAGACCCTGGCCAACATCGCCGAAGAAGTGGAGGAGTTCGCCCGCGAATTCCCGCTCTTCGCCTGGTAG
- the ftsA gene encoding cell division protein FtsA, translating to MARNDLIVGLDVGTTKICTVVGEATDNGVDIIGIGTAPSTGLRRGVVVNIEKTVQCIKKSLEDAELMAGCDIRTVYAGIAGSHIQGFNSHGVIAVKGGEVTQRDVDRVIEAAKAIAIPMDREVLHTLPQEFIVDDQRGIADPLGMAGVRLEVKVHIVTGAVTSAQNIIRSCNRSGLDVSNIVLESLASSKAVLSAEEREIGVALVDIGGGTTDIAVFSKDSIKHTSVLALGGHNLTNDIAYGLRTPMMSAEKIKMDYGCAMADLVTSEEIIEVPSVGGRESRKMSKRVLAEICEPRCEEILALVDQELIKSGFKNMIAAGVVLTGGTVLIDGMQELAEQIFDLPVRIGIPAEGIGGLAEEVRSPKYATAVGLLLHGAEEEGLHNKVRPFKIRDDSGFDRIVGRMKKWFSDIA from the coding sequence ATGGCTAGAAACGATCTCATAGTGGGCTTGGACGTGGGCACCACCAAAATATGCACCGTGGTCGGCGAGGCCACTGATAACGGCGTCGACATCATCGGCATCGGCACCGCTCCCTCCACGGGGCTGCGCCGGGGGGTGGTCGTCAACATCGAGAAGACCGTCCAGTGCATCAAGAAATCCCTGGAGGACGCCGAGCTCATGGCCGGTTGCGACATCCGCACCGTGTACGCGGGCATCGCGGGCAGCCATATCCAGGGCTTCAACTCCCACGGCGTCATCGCGGTCAAGGGCGGCGAAGTGACCCAGCGCGACGTGGACCGGGTCATCGAGGCGGCCAAGGCCATCGCCATCCCCATGGACCGCGAGGTGCTGCACACCCTGCCCCAGGAATTCATCGTCGACGACCAGCGCGGCATCGCCGATCCGCTGGGCATGGCCGGGGTGCGCCTGGAAGTGAAGGTCCACATCGTCACCGGCGCGGTGACCTCGGCCCAGAACATCATCCGCTCCTGCAACCGCTCCGGCCTGGACGTTTCCAACATCGTCCTGGAGTCCCTGGCCTCATCCAAGGCCGTGCTCTCGGCCGAGGAACGCGAGATCGGCGTGGCCCTGGTGGACATCGGCGGCGGGACCACGGACATCGCGGTCTTCTCCAAGGATTCCATCAAGCACACCAGTGTGCTGGCGCTGGGCGGCCACAACCTGACCAACGACATTGCCTACGGGCTGCGCACGCCGATGATGTCCGCCGAGAAGATCAAGATGGACTACGGCTGCGCCATGGCCGACCTGGTCACCAGCGAGGAGATCATCGAGGTCCCGAGCGTGGGCGGCCGCGAGTCGCGCAAGATGAGCAAACGCGTCCTGGCCGAGATCTGCGAGCCCCGCTGCGAGGAGATCCTCGCCCTGGTGGACCAGGAGCTGATCAAGTCCGGGTTCAAGAACATGATCGCCGCGGGCGTGGTCCTGACCGGCGGCACCGTGCTCATCGACGGCATGCAGGAGCTGGCCGAACAGATTTTCGACCTGCCGGTGCGCATCGGCATTCCGGCCGAGGGCATCGGCGGCCTGGCCGAGGAGGTCAGAAGTCCCAAGTACGCCACGGCCGTGGGGCTGCTGCTCCACGGGGCCGAAGAGGAAGGCCTGCACAACAAGGTCCGGCCCTTCAAGATCCGCGACGACTCCGGCTTCGACCGCATCGTCGGCAGGATGAAGAAGTGGTTCTCGGACATCGCATAA
- a CDS encoding dienelactone hydrolase family protein: MKKSLIILSLLLLPYTALAADGRTVDYEIDGEPFEGYYISPAAKAPLVLLVHDWDGLTDYEMKRAGMLADLGYAVFAVDLYGKGVRPTKLEDKKRLTGELYADRQTMRTRLMAGLNKAADLGANLADAVAMGYCFGGTAVLELARSGVNLKAFVTFHGGLATPEGQDYKSTKGFILVFHGSADQSVPMSQFAALANELEATGIPHEMTTYGGAPHAFTVWGTDRYRKDADEKSWARFTQFLSQTLR; encoded by the coding sequence ATGAAAAAATCACTTATCATATTGTCATTGTTATTGCTTCCGTACACCGCCCTGGCGGCGGACGGGCGGACGGTGGACTACGAGATCGACGGGGAGCCGTTCGAGGGGTATTACATCAGCCCGGCGGCCAAGGCGCCGCTGGTCCTCCTGGTCCACGACTGGGACGGGCTGACCGACTATGAAATGAAGCGGGCCGGGATGCTCGCGGACCTGGGCTATGCCGTGTTCGCCGTGGACCTGTACGGCAAGGGCGTGCGTCCCACCAAGCTTGAGGACAAGAAGCGGCTGACCGGCGAGCTGTACGCCGACCGGCAGACCATGCGCACGCGGCTCATGGCCGGGCTGAACAAGGCCGCCGACCTGGGTGCCAACCTGGCCGACGCCGTGGCCATGGGCTACTGCTTCGGGGGCACGGCGGTCCTGGAGCTGGCCCGGTCCGGAGTGAACCTCAAGGCGTTCGTGACCTTCCACGGCGGCCTGGCCACGCCCGAGGGCCAGGACTACAAGTCCACCAAGGGCTTCATCCTGGTCTTCCACGGCTCGGCCGACCAGTCCGTGCCCATGAGCCAGTTCGCGGCCCTGGCCAATGAACTGGAGGCCACGGGCATCCCTCACGAAATGACCACCTACGGCGGCGCGCCCCACGCCTTCACCGTTTGGGGCACGGACCGCTACCGCAAGGACGCGGACGAAAAGTCCTGGGCCCGGTTCACGCAGTTTTTGAGCCAGACGCTGAGGTAG
- a CDS encoding cell division protein FtsQ/DivIB: protein MSTLTMGKQSRLNIGGKRTARGNSRKRRKPANPLLTRERSPRRLAGAGRFMVRMVMLSLALSVVAVLGVGLLYGYRYITVHPYFDLKDIRVAGNDRLSYEDILKSAKVELGLNCLNMNVGEVKNRLDANPWIDSVTVRRELPNRLLIDVREKVPAFWVRQGDGLYFADAEGRVIAPMHPGEQASLPILSVAENLPDGPEVLTGILKKMADQQTPFTQAQTAWIKLTSAHELEIYLDSAAGGKGLTVKLSMDRWEVQLERLKVVWRDLMRRNEFNDAAIIAASGDKIWIQKREHPAAG, encoded by the coding sequence GTGAGCACCCTGACCATGGGCAAACAGAGCCGCCTGAACATCGGCGGAAAGCGCACCGCCCGCGGCAACTCCCGCAAGCGCAGAAAACCCGCGAACCCCCTGCTGACGAGGGAGAGATCCCCGCGCAGACTGGCCGGAGCGGGACGGTTCATGGTCCGCATGGTCATGCTTAGCCTGGCGCTGTCCGTGGTGGCCGTGCTCGGCGTGGGGCTGCTCTACGGGTACCGCTATATCACCGTGCACCCCTATTTCGACCTCAAGGACATCCGCGTGGCGGGCAACGACCGGCTGAGCTACGAGGACATCCTCAAGAGCGCCAAGGTGGAGCTCGGCCTCAACTGCCTGAACATGAACGTGGGCGAGGTCAAGAACCGGCTCGACGCCAACCCCTGGATCGACTCCGTGACCGTACGCCGCGAGCTGCCCAACCGGCTTTTGATCGACGTGCGCGAGAAGGTCCCGGCCTTCTGGGTGCGCCAGGGCGACGGCCTGTATTTCGCGGACGCCGAGGGCCGGGTCATCGCGCCCATGCACCCCGGCGAGCAGGCTTCCCTGCCCATCCTGAGCGTGGCCGAGAACCTGCCCGACGGCCCCGAGGTCCTGACCGGCATCCTCAAGAAGATGGCCGACCAACAGACCCCCTTCACCCAGGCCCAGACCGCCTGGATCAAGCTGACCAGCGCCCACGAACTCGAGATCTACCTGGACAGCGCGGCGGGCGGCAAGGGGCTGACCGTGAAACTGTCCATGGACCGCTGGGAGGTCCAGTTGGAGCGGCTCAAGGTGGTCTGGCGCGACCTCATGCGGCGCAACGAATTTAACGACGCGGCCATTATCGCGGCCAGCGGCGACAAGATCTGGATACAGAAGCGCGAACACCCGGCAGCGGGTTAG
- the ftsZ gene encoding cell division protein FtsZ has product MEYFEIEHETNAKIKVVGCGGGGGNAVNNMIQSALKGVKFIVANTDSQDIHKSLAEHKIQIGEKLTKGLGAGANPEIGRSAAMESMDQIREALDGSDMVFITAGMGGGTGTGSAPVVAQVAKELGALTVGVVTKPFYFEGKRRLEQAEEGTRALADVVDSIITIPNDRLLQLAAKKASFSDMLKKADEVLYYAVKGIADLITVHGLINLDFADVKAAMSNSGMALMGTGIASGESRAKEAAMKAITSPLLEDVSIEGAKGVLINITCGPDMLIDEVSEAADIIYKEAHDDAEIFFGTVFDPDAGDEMRITVIATGIEPAMEEPEPALSKAEQQKLLLLGPRGVNKSAEQPRRAGHQRVLNTDRNIPAYLRKAGGELNTTDLPSRQVSQRAVAGPGEEEFIFEEDNLDVPAFIRKNVD; this is encoded by the coding sequence ATGGAATATTTCGAAATCGAACATGAAACCAACGCCAAAATCAAGGTCGTGGGTTGTGGCGGCGGCGGCGGAAACGCGGTCAACAACATGATCCAGTCCGCGCTCAAGGGCGTGAAGTTCATCGTTGCCAACACCGACAGCCAGGACATCCACAAGTCCCTGGCCGAACACAAGATCCAGATCGGCGAAAAGCTGACCAAGGGGCTCGGCGCGGGCGCCAACCCCGAGATCGGCCGGTCCGCTGCCATGGAGTCCATGGACCAGATCCGCGAGGCCTTGGACGGCTCGGACATGGTCTTCATCACCGCCGGCATGGGCGGCGGCACGGGCACCGGTTCCGCTCCGGTGGTGGCCCAGGTGGCCAAGGAGCTCGGCGCGCTGACCGTCGGCGTCGTGACCAAGCCCTTCTACTTCGAGGGCAAACGCCGCCTGGAACAGGCCGAGGAGGGCACCCGCGCCCTGGCCGACGTGGTCGACTCCATCATCACCATCCCCAACGACCGCCTGCTCCAACTGGCCGCCAAGAAGGCGTCCTTCTCGGACATGCTCAAGAAGGCCGATGAGGTCCTCTACTACGCGGTCAAGGGCATCGCCGACCTGATCACCGTGCACGGCCTGATCAACCTGGACTTCGCCGACGTCAAGGCGGCCATGTCCAACTCCGGCATGGCCCTCATGGGCACCGGCATCGCCTCGGGCGAATCCCGGGCCAAGGAGGCGGCCATGAAGGCCATCACCTCCCCGCTGCTGGAGGACGTGTCCATCGAGGGCGCCAAGGGCGTGCTCATCAACATCACCTGCGGCCCGGACATGCTCATCGACGAGGTCTCCGAAGCCGCGGACATCATCTACAAGGAAGCCCACGACGACGCCGAGATCTTCTTCGGCACGGTCTTCGACCCGGACGCGGGCGACGAAATGCGCATCACCGTCATCGCCACGGGCATCGAGCCCGCCATGGAGGAGCCGGAACCGGCCCTGTCCAAGGCCGAACAGCAGAAGCTGCTGTTGCTCGGACCCCGCGGCGTGAACAAGTCCGCCGAGCAGCCGCGCCGCGCCGGGCACCAGCGGGTCCTGAACACGGACCGCAACATTCCGGCCTACCTGCGCAAGGCGGGCGGCGAACTGAACACCACGGACCTGCCCTCCCGACAGGTCTCCCAGCGCGCCGTGGCCGGTCCCGGCGAGGAGGAGTTCATCTTCGAGGAAGACAACCTCGACGTTCCCGCGTTCATCCGCAAGAACGTGGACTAG